From one Caldithrix abyssi DSM 13497 genomic stretch:
- a CDS encoding sigma-54-dependent transcriptional regulator yields the protein MQSSKVLIVDNDPIFLRTTKRFLETHGYNVQTIGNPTQVFQLISDQVFHCVLLDVKMPAMSGIDVLKAIRKENSSIPVIMISGESTINIAVEALKIGAYDFIEKPVESSRLLNTIQNAIDKFRLLEENQFFYRELQKNFQIIGVSSAIRWVLKMIRRAAEVESKVLITGESGTGKGLVARAIHYQSARKSKPFIITNCAAIPSELLESELFGHKKGTFTGAIKDQKGKFLAADGGTIFLDEIGDMDVNMQAKLLNVLQEKKIQVIGEPFPQTIDVRVIAATNKNIEKMIKKGAFREDLYYRLNVIHIHIPPLRERKEDILPLTYYFLQKYSKELNKPVLRVHHLVESVLKNRPWPGNVRELENTIERLVVFAENEEINMDDYLRINHINPEFWNKILDSEHFSYLNLHQALETFEYKYLSYMLEQNNWNVQRTARILGVDRSNMYKKFKKYGISLKRKQIENRASNRDDEASRR from the coding sequence ATGCAATCCAGCAAAGTATTGATTGTGGACAATGATCCGATTTTTTTGCGCACTACCAAACGATTTTTAGAAACTCATGGATATAACGTGCAAACCATCGGCAATCCCACTCAGGTATTTCAACTTATTTCCGATCAGGTTTTTCACTGTGTGCTATTAGATGTTAAAATGCCGGCCATGAGTGGTATTGATGTGTTAAAAGCCATCCGCAAAGAAAATAGCTCGATTCCTGTTATTATGATTTCAGGAGAGAGCACGATCAATATTGCCGTGGAGGCGCTTAAAATTGGGGCTTATGATTTTATTGAAAAGCCAGTCGAGAGCAGCCGTCTATTAAATACCATCCAAAATGCCATAGATAAGTTTCGGTTGTTAGAAGAAAATCAATTTTTTTATCGCGAGCTGCAAAAGAATTTTCAGATTATTGGCGTGAGTTCCGCCATTCGCTGGGTTCTAAAAATGATCCGGAGAGCAGCCGAGGTTGAAAGCAAGGTGTTGATTACCGGTGAAAGCGGTACGGGTAAGGGGCTGGTGGCCAGGGCCATTCATTACCAGAGCGCGCGAAAGTCCAAACCGTTTATCATCACCAATTGCGCCGCCATTCCTTCAGAATTATTGGAAAGCGAATTGTTCGGTCACAAAAAAGGCACCTTTACTGGCGCTATTAAAGATCAAAAAGGGAAGTTTCTGGCTGCCGATGGAGGCACGATCTTTTTAGATGAAATTGGCGATATGGATGTTAACATGCAGGCTAAGCTGCTCAATGTTTTGCAAGAAAAGAAAATTCAGGTTATTGGCGAGCCCTTTCCACAAACCATTGATGTACGCGTTATTGCCGCCACCAATAAGAATATTGAAAAGATGATTAAAAAGGGAGCATTTCGCGAAGACCTGTATTACCGCTTAAATGTCATTCATATCCATATCCCCCCTTTAAGAGAGCGCAAGGAGGATATTTTACCTTTAACCTACTACTTTTTGCAGAAATATAGTAAAGAACTTAATAAACCTGTTTTACGTGTGCACCATTTAGTAGAATCTGTTCTAAAAAATCGTCCATGGCCAGGAAATGTGCGAGAATTGGAAAATACGATTGAGCGATTAGTGGTCTTTGCCGAAAATGAAGAAATTAATATGGATGACTATTTACGCATTAACCATATCAACCCGGAATTCTGGAATAAAATACTGGACAGCGAACATTTTTCCTATTTGAATTTGCATCAGGCGCTGGAAACCTTTGAATATAAATATCTCTCGTACATGCTGGAACAAAACAACTGGAATGTTCA
- a CDS encoding ATP-binding protein, which yields MMVSFLRNHSVHFIFRMIAIPTVLITGFIVYFIASKTLHYKLEATYYPANRMLELYHDFDKDGYSEVIQALYNPQINHSHIIVIKHTGAIINEWVITGFCSFERDLRKQWIDFGDVNRDNFDELILFIQQNDSLFLTVIDVKNSENNHGKFIIQRSFLLKRSLQSIGLPWDIYYNHHAVVDLNNDGQVELVFTLVSGYSLSPRGIYVYDFKQKRIVHQYETNAALMGMDFFDLDGDGKKEIIASTYAGANFPSEAPQSDFYSWIFAFDDRLQPLFQPIKLYGFTSSFRGMGVRDGDERYILGFASDTGKSNEPARLLKINIKGKILKSLEIPIANKWTPYLFRFQDDSVLFIIVDQHNKVLCFNKHFKLLCEKQFKDRISFYTVVDLDHDGQKELLATIPFRLLVFDKNLNLLAQSVTNVGKTLPLVSIEADGKENNKKIHLSTDGSRAFYTFMAYPLYKNRKFLLALGLWIGLVLFLHFLNSNGIQFVVRWNAHSIIQKINQLGILITDDRGRVLLHNMAFFKKLNLKEVFEKGKPIKSQLENHAQLLALLEEAMKEKNEVKRSISINGNASAIAISPIRGWPGCVVGYYMEVLEKETDGVDERTKIWTNTIKKLAHDIKTPLSNIEVGVRTVKDSLEKHTMPPKNILIEDLDILSHEVKRITNIVRNFLKFVNLEKPRFQLSDIHQCINKSIAHFEAYWKNNFTIEVEFEEEMPPFYFDPQQLELVFNNLIKNALDALGENGKIIIRSSLIEDEVSQKPQRYCEIEVIDNGMGITKEKLMYIFDPDFTDKKEGSGMGLTIVKKIIEDHGGEIKVFSAQNLGTTFRILLPLKREVSEKDLN from the coding sequence ATGATGGTTAGTTTTTTGCGTAATCATTCTGTGCACTTTATTTTCAGGATGATTGCCATTCCCACCGTGCTTATCACTGGCTTCATCGTATATTTTATAGCCAGCAAAACCTTGCATTATAAATTGGAAGCAACCTATTATCCGGCAAATCGAATGCTTGAATTGTACCACGACTTTGATAAAGATGGCTACAGCGAAGTTATTCAGGCCTTGTATAATCCACAAATTAATCACAGCCATATCATTGTCATTAAACATACGGGCGCCATTATCAATGAATGGGTTATTACGGGTTTTTGTTCTTTTGAAAGAGATTTAAGAAAACAGTGGATTGATTTTGGCGATGTGAATCGTGATAACTTTGATGAACTCATTCTGTTTATTCAACAGAATGATTCGTTGTTTTTAACGGTCATCGACGTAAAAAATTCTGAAAACAATCATGGTAAATTTATTATTCAGCGATCATTCCTTTTAAAGCGTAGTCTTCAAAGTATTGGATTACCCTGGGACATTTATTATAATCATCACGCCGTGGTCGATCTAAATAATGACGGTCAGGTAGAATTGGTTTTTACCCTGGTGTCCGGATATAGTCTTTCCCCCAGAGGCATCTATGTCTATGATTTTAAGCAAAAGAGGATCGTTCATCAATATGAAACTAATGCCGCATTAATGGGGATGGATTTTTTTGATTTGGATGGCGATGGGAAAAAAGAGATCATTGCCTCTACCTATGCCGGCGCTAATTTCCCGTCTGAAGCGCCCCAGTCGGACTTTTATAGTTGGATTTTTGCTTTTGATGATAGACTACAACCATTGTTTCAACCTATTAAGTTATACGGATTTACCTCATCGTTCAGGGGTATGGGGGTTAGAGACGGCGATGAACGATACATTTTAGGCTTTGCCAGCGATACCGGTAAAAGCAACGAACCCGCCAGATTGTTAAAAATAAATATAAAGGGTAAAATTTTAAAATCGCTTGAGATTCCCATAGCCAATAAATGGACTCCGTATCTTTTTCGTTTTCAGGATGATTCCGTCCTATTTATTATTGTAGATCAACATAATAAAGTGCTCTGTTTCAATAAACATTTTAAATTACTTTGTGAGAAACAATTTAAGGATCGTATTTCTTTTTACACGGTGGTCGATCTGGATCACGACGGACAAAAAGAGCTGCTGGCTACCATACCGTTTCGGCTGTTAGTATTCGATAAAAATTTAAACTTATTGGCTCAAAGTGTGACCAACGTAGGTAAAACTTTGCCCCTGGTTTCCATCGAAGCAGATGGAAAGGAAAACAACAAAAAAATACATCTATCGACGGATGGGAGCCGGGCATTTTATACTTTCATGGCTTATCCCCTGTACAAAAATAGAAAGTTTTTGTTGGCCCTGGGCTTATGGATAGGCTTGGTATTATTTTTGCATTTTCTAAATTCTAACGGGATTCAATTCGTTGTACGATGGAATGCGCATTCGATCATTCAAAAAATCAACCAATTGGGAATATTAATAACGGACGACAGGGGAAGAGTGTTGTTACACAATATGGCGTTTTTTAAGAAACTCAATTTAAAAGAAGTATTTGAAAAAGGAAAACCCATTAAATCACAACTGGAAAATCACGCGCAGCTCCTTGCTTTATTAGAGGAAGCTATGAAAGAGAAAAATGAAGTTAAACGATCAATATCCATAAATGGCAATGCGAGCGCCATTGCGATATCGCCAATCCGCGGATGGCCTGGGTGTGTCGTTGGCTATTATATGGAAGTGTTGGAAAAAGAAACGGATGGTGTAGATGAACGCACCAAAATCTGGACCAATACCATCAAAAAATTAGCCCATGATATTAAAACCCCCTTATCAAATATTGAAGTTGGCGTTCGAACGGTTAAAGATTCTCTCGAGAAGCATACCATGCCTCCTAAGAATATTTTAATTGAAGACCTTGATATCCTGAGTCATGAAGTCAAACGTATTACCAACATTGTGCGTAATTTCTTGAAATTTGTTAATCTGGAAAAACCCAGATTTCAGTTATCCGATATTCATCAATGTATTAATAAAAGTATTGCCCATTTTGAAGCTTATTGGAAAAATAACTTTACGATCGAAGTAGAGTTTGAAGAGGAAATGCCCCCTTTTTATTTTGATCCCCAACAGCTGGAATTGGTATTCAACAATTTGATTAAAAATGCTTTAGATGCTCTTGGCGAAAATGGAAAAATTATAATTCGCAGCTCATTAATTGAAGATGAAGTCTCTCAAAAGCCCCAGCGTTATTGCGAGATTGAAGTAATAGATAACGGTATGGGAATCACGAAGGAAAAACTAATGTATATTTTTGATCCCGATTTTACGGATAAAAAAGAAGGAAGTGGTATGGGGCTGACCATCGTAAAAAAGATAATAGAGGATCATGGAGGTGAAATAAAGGTCTTTAGTGCACAGAATTTAGGTACAACGTTTCGTATTTTGTTGCCATTAAAAAGAGAAGTGAGCGAAAAAGATTTAAATTAA
- a CDS encoding LamG domain-containing protein, with product MRRIALILSAYLLLASCSKNPGEPADSDVIVLNNDVTILEESEQNLIEYVSSERDTIKFNYSSSLLKRFKKEHFIIGQWQAGFAVKITEINLENGQIVLITRPASLTEIFEKCKVDTTLHLSPQQVQKIETLRKGLQVEQPYDDLFQVEINDVTLYDLDGDEYTTHDQLKASGHYSFGIDLDFKLNIDNFQLTYLLFKSTITQTGQLDLYQNVSLLDYENRVDLVKYYLSPITVTVGPVPVVIQPVVRFVVGAEAKFDVQVTSTLIRQESFTSGLEFKNGVWQQISKADNRFDFEPPSLSASGLLKGYAGPQVDLMLYGLLGPYMLVDPYLELEADIRQTPWWALNAGLEVGVGVHLELFDQTLADVFYPKVIDLKETVASATTGPPEDNTQPRLIAYYPFNGNAKDESGFGNDGTVYGASLTSDRFGNVNSAYRFDGYNDYIEIPNYVMNNLSKGTFSAWIKMTEINRQNGIIDKTETYNTNYFQLIVHDNNQLRLNIDVHYGETLRLYSNSMLDKNTWYHVVVTWDGNYWRIYLNGKLDAQATRDRTVPDATRPILIGKVDGNRSPMKGAIDDIRIYNYVLSDNEINNLYHENGW from the coding sequence ATGCGGCGGATTGCCCTAATTTTGTCTGCCTATTTACTACTTGCATCTTGTTCTAAAAATCCAGGCGAGCCTGCAGATTCTGATGTGATCGTGCTAAATAACGATGTTACCATTCTCGAGGAGAGTGAACAAAACCTCATTGAATATGTTTCGTCTGAGAGAGATACAATAAAATTTAATTATTCCTCCTCATTATTAAAACGTTTTAAAAAGGAACATTTTATCATCGGTCAATGGCAGGCTGGTTTTGCTGTGAAAATAACAGAAATCAATTTAGAAAACGGGCAGATTGTTTTAATCACCCGTCCGGCTTCCTTAACAGAAATATTTGAAAAATGTAAAGTAGACACAACCCTCCACCTCAGTCCGCAACAAGTGCAAAAAATTGAAACGCTTCGTAAGGGACTTCAGGTAGAACAGCCTTATGATGATCTATTTCAGGTAGAGATTAATGATGTTACTCTTTATGATTTAGATGGAGATGAATATACTACTCATGATCAATTAAAAGCGTCCGGCCACTATTCCTTTGGTATCGACTTAGATTTTAAGCTTAACATTGATAATTTCCAGCTTACTTACTTATTATTTAAATCGACCATAACACAAACCGGACAGTTGGACCTTTATCAAAATGTTAGCCTTCTGGATTATGAAAATAGAGTGGATCTGGTAAAGTATTACTTATCGCCGATTACAGTCACCGTTGGGCCGGTTCCTGTGGTCATTCAACCTGTTGTCCGTTTTGTGGTTGGTGCAGAAGCTAAATTTGATGTGCAGGTAACTTCAACTTTAATAAGACAGGAGAGTTTTACTTCCGGATTAGAATTTAAAAATGGTGTCTGGCAACAAATATCTAAAGCAGATAATCGTTTTGATTTTGAGCCACCGTCCTTATCGGCCAGCGGCCTTTTAAAAGGATATGCAGGGCCGCAGGTAGATTTAATGCTTTATGGCCTATTAGGCCCCTACATGTTGGTTGATCCTTATCTGGAATTAGAAGCAGATATCCGGCAAACGCCATGGTGGGCATTGAACGCAGGATTGGAAGTTGGCGTGGGAGTACATCTGGAACTATTTGACCAAACCCTGGCAGATGTTTTTTATCCTAAGGTAATTGATTTAAAAGAAACCGTTGCTTCCGCAACCACAGGGCCGCCGGAAGACAATACGCAACCCAGATTAATTGCCTATTATCCATTTAACGGCAATGCCAAGGATGAAAGCGGTTTCGGCAATGACGGAACCGTGTATGGCGCATCATTAACGAGTGATCGGTTTGGTAATGTCAATAGCGCCTATCGTTTTGATGGTTATAATGATTATATTGAAATCCCCAATTACGTGATGAACAACCTGTCAAAAGGTACGTTTTCGGCATGGATTAAAATGACTGAAATAAACCGACAAAATGGAATTATTGATAAAACAGAAACGTACAATACAAATTATTTCCAACTAATTGTCCATGATAATAATCAACTCCGCTTAAATATAGATGTACACTATGGCGAAACGTTACGACTTTATTCAAATAGTATGTTAGATAAGAATACCTGGTATCATGTTGTGGTAACCTGGGATGGAAATTACTGGCGGATTTATCTTAACGGTAAGTTGGATGCTCAAGCTACACGTGATCGTACCGTACCTGATGCTACACGTCCCATACTCATCGGGAAAGTGGATGGTAATAGAAGCCCAATGAAAGGCGCAATTGATGACATTCGAATTTATAATTATGTGTTATCGGATAATGAAATAAACAATTTGTATCATGAGAACGGCTGGTAA
- a CDS encoding WD40/YVTN/BNR-like repeat-containing protein has protein sequence MRLLKIATIILFLSSIFAGQLLAQSGPAWLQQGNLQYADKIWAFLEIPNTNIIFAGGRSDRDEAGIWKSTNGGQTWEQKLRKWYSSEGVRQFAFDESRNLIFACISNVNGGYDLEWKTIYYSDDLGETWKYIYHPAQLGYRAGAHSIVLLNNKLYVAFEDRHPENGNDYQYIYSADLLRLDISNANSDYWYWEHCMHYPELDYIMRLSVKDNKIYVFGKDKETDGIRIFIYNTETMGKTASNLGTIQENEKTIKLLKQQQAAFNEEQTSGTTPENIGGEVR, from the coding sequence ATGCGTTTACTCAAAATAGCTACCATTATCCTATTTTTATCTTCAATATTTGCCGGTCAACTTTTGGCCCAGAGCGGGCCGGCCTGGCTGCAACAGGGGAATTTACAGTATGCCGATAAAATATGGGCATTTTTGGAAATTCCTAATACAAACATCATTTTTGCAGGCGGGCGCTCCGACAGAGATGAAGCCGGAATATGGAAAAGTACTAATGGTGGGCAAACCTGGGAACAGAAACTTCGAAAATGGTACTCCAGTGAAGGCGTGAGACAATTTGCTTTTGACGAATCTAGAAATCTTATTTTTGCCTGTATTTCAAACGTTAACGGTGGGTATGACCTTGAGTGGAAAACCATTTATTATTCCGATGATCTGGGAGAAACATGGAAATATATTTACCATCCAGCACAACTTGGTTACCGGGCAGGTGCTCATTCCATTGTTCTTTTAAATAATAAATTGTACGTCGCTTTTGAAGACAGACACCCTGAAAATGGCAATGATTACCAGTACATTTATTCGGCTGATTTACTAAGATTAGACATCTCTAATGCCAATTCGGATTACTGGTACTGGGAACATTGTATGCATTATCCGGAACTCGACTATATTATGCGGTTAAGTGTGAAGGATAATAAAATTTATGTATTTGGCAAAGATAAAGAAACCGATGGTATTCGCATTTTTATCTATAATACGGAAACCATGGGAAAAACCGCATCTAATCTCGGTACCATTCAAGAAAATGAAAAAACAATTAAACTTTTAAAACAACAGCAAGCGGCATTTAATGAAGAACAGACTAGCGGTACAACTCCAGAAAATATTGGAGGAGAAGTACGATGA
- a CDS encoding T9SS type A sorting domain-containing protein encodes MKTKQWLFILFLTVQVGFAQEPPGWVNTGNLQDATFLKDFLQLPWNPDIVLACGADRTGSYHAGLWKSNDKAQSWEYKFWVGESYDYFTEMRLDSSKYRIWLVGKLTYSTLQHGLYYSMDDGENWTSVDYPDAIENIGDGYAIGIVNSHIYYGGTSNNSTQIKLYRYNTSSSNPGDWAWEYVNTFQDADGIPHIFTEGNYAYPCVRANDRTKIKIYKVDDASKNIQFISTVNLTFVQDFIKNKGDYFIAGDSAGIARIYKSADLINWTKVGEWMPGGDNTYVESVLFYNDTLFASMRITNENLTIYKSPDKGGSWIGCYNPAGVNNSFKLRLIDNEMWVATGHDYGDIFKATWNVQTGGDYQYGPTYVFTSRLNGNDLYFTTNYKYGEVYKKSGTSPAEKFATFADANQCFSIEWDQDTILVATDGGNLVKRSDDGGSTWKDTFKPQGASDALSLKKLESGQLILGTDWYGDVFLSTNRFATGGTYLYGPTFVYKSRNHNDLIYFTTDYTNGEIYTVDTTANVSLWKNFSDATLATDLLWESDTIFVALDAPNLIKKSTDGGNSWEDVFKPQGASHVLSMIKTINKKMFIGTDWLGDVFLATDRYETGGTYLYGPNYVFDIKFCGETGYIATNYDNGEIWKTEDGGVNWANLTKYLQPWSQVFSLVTFGNTIYAGTDYNGDVYKSEDGGQSWVATGDLLNASEVLSLHLSTDAQRNKIFAGTGWYGDVFISDEEVMTLEAPEIVLEPKFTQGTNNTVYCRNNGSDGYQFEMASDSMFNDILKRSPVTTDTFYTFTNLYDGKTYYYRVYGRNCSYSSKASSTTFSTQDAKAPKIYAESPTNRTWINDSQPEILAHLKDDGIGVDTTAVTMMVDSISVQPQVITPTKIKYDPPASLKQGWHTVIVTAKDYFDQSSEFSWQFAVDVEKPTIPKLISPTDSAILATQSVTFHWQTSIDTLSGVKYYMLQYSIDPNFKNQVDTVITVQTNYSATLNDTTYYWKVTVFDSAGNSRNSNVWRVIIDAHAPDVPVLHQPVKGVWLASNNVLFSWDAVSKQTEVDGNDFSDQNEKILSTAVQYIIKVNKDTSIIIQDTVSVNEYQTRLIEGKYYWQVLAFDEAQNESGWTEVDSFGVDLTPPVIDSVTVLQDTANYFGPFEISAIVSDSIGEIDTTLLIYRFDSEPFDTTGMHFESSVFKGTIPSSDSTEHQISYFVITRDKVGQSAVSDTIIFNTLITGINDIVTNIPEQFVIKNLWPNPTNGALRLRFGLPKASHAIVEIYNVLGQRIWSKEQNYQAGWHELQIPADFPSGQYFIRLKTKMGERTVKGIIIK; translated from the coding sequence ATGAAAACCAAGCAATGGTTGTTCATACTGTTTTTGACTGTGCAAGTTGGCTTTGCACAGGAGCCGCCCGGATGGGTAAATACAGGCAATTTGCAAGACGCAACGTTTTTAAAGGATTTCTTACAATTGCCATGGAATCCGGACATCGTTCTGGCATGCGGTGCGGATAGAACCGGCAGTTACCACGCAGGCCTCTGGAAAAGTAATGATAAAGCGCAAAGCTGGGAATATAAATTTTGGGTTGGCGAAAGCTATGATTATTTCACTGAGATGAGGCTGGATTCGTCAAAATATCGCATCTGGTTGGTAGGAAAGTTAACCTATTCAACCCTCCAGCATGGGCTTTACTACTCCATGGATGATGGAGAAAACTGGACATCCGTAGATTATCCGGACGCCATAGAGAATATTGGTGATGGCTATGCCATAGGAATTGTTAATTCACACATTTATTATGGTGGCACAAGCAATAACAGCACGCAAATAAAGCTTTACCGATATAATACCTCAAGTAGCAACCCCGGTGACTGGGCTTGGGAATATGTTAACACTTTTCAAGATGCAGATGGAATTCCGCATATTTTCACCGAAGGTAACTATGCCTATCCCTGTGTCAGAGCCAATGATCGTACGAAAATCAAAATCTATAAAGTTGACGATGCTTCTAAGAATATCCAATTTATTTCTACAGTAAATTTAACCTTTGTACAAGATTTTATAAAGAATAAAGGTGATTATTTTATTGCCGGTGACTCGGCCGGGATAGCACGAATTTATAAATCGGCCGATCTAATTAACTGGACCAAAGTGGGCGAATGGATGCCCGGCGGTGATAACACTTATGTGGAATCGGTTCTATTTTATAATGATACTTTGTTTGCTTCAATGAGAATTACGAATGAAAATTTAACGATATACAAATCTCCTGATAAAGGTGGTTCGTGGATTGGTTGTTATAATCCCGCCGGCGTCAATAATTCTTTTAAATTACGCCTGATAGACAATGAAATGTGGGTGGCCACTGGCCATGATTATGGTGATATTTTTAAAGCGACGTGGAATGTCCAGACAGGTGGGGATTATCAGTATGGGCCGACGTACGTTTTCACTTCGCGCTTAAACGGAAATGACCTTTATTTTACGACAAATTACAAATATGGAGAAGTTTACAAAAAAAGCGGAACATCGCCAGCGGAAAAATTTGCTACTTTTGCCGATGCCAACCAATGCTTTAGTATTGAATGGGATCAGGATACTATCTTAGTCGCGACTGATGGAGGGAACTTAGTTAAACGAAGCGATGATGGCGGTTCAACATGGAAAGACACATTTAAACCACAGGGCGCTTCGGATGCGCTATCATTAAAAAAACTTGAGAGCGGACAGCTTATCTTAGGCACCGATTGGTATGGCGATGTTTTTCTTTCTACCAATCGCTTTGCTACTGGCGGAACTTACTTATATGGCCCCACTTTTGTCTATAAGTCCCGGAACCACAACGATCTGATCTATTTTACAACCGATTACACAAACGGCGAAATATATACAGTTGATACAACGGCTAACGTTTCACTCTGGAAAAATTTTAGTGATGCCACTTTAGCAACGGATTTATTATGGGAAAGCGATACGATTTTTGTTGCGCTTGACGCGCCCAATTTGATTAAAAAAAGCACCGATGGCGGGAATAGTTGGGAAGATGTTTTTAAACCGCAGGGCGCCAGTCATGTGCTTTCAATGATAAAAACAATAAATAAAAAGATGTTTATTGGCACCGATTGGTTAGGCGACGTTTTCCTGGCTACCGACCGTTACGAAACAGGTGGAACCTATCTATATGGCCCGAATTATGTTTTTGATATTAAGTTTTGTGGCGAAACAGGCTATATCGCAACTAATTATGATAATGGAGAGATATGGAAAACGGAAGACGGGGGCGTAAACTGGGCCAATCTTACAAAATATCTCCAACCATGGTCTCAAGTATTTTCACTGGTGACCTTCGGGAATACCATTTATGCCGGTACGGATTACAATGGGGATGTTTACAAGTCTGAAGATGGCGGCCAATCTTGGGTTGCCACTGGAGATTTATTAAATGCCTCCGAAGTACTAAGCCTGCATTTAAGTACCGATGCCCAAAGAAACAAAATATTTGCCGGAACAGGTTGGTATGGCGATGTATTTATTTCGGACGAGGAGGTGATGACGCTTGAGGCGCCGGAGATTGTTCTTGAGCCAAAATTTACGCAGGGAACCAATAATACCGTTTACTGTCGGAACAATGGAAGCGATGGCTATCAATTCGAAATGGCTTCTGATTCTATGTTTAACGATATTCTCAAACGAAGTCCGGTGACAACGGATACTTTTTACACCTTCACCAATTTGTATGATGGCAAAACATATTATTATCGTGTATATGGCCGTAACTGTAGCTACTCCAGCAAGGCTTCATCTACCACTTTTTCTACACAGGATGCTAAAGCGCCTAAAATCTATGCAGAATCTCCAACCAATCGAACATGGATAAATGACAGTCAGCCGGAAATACTGGCTCATTTGAAAGACGATGGAATCGGCGTTGATACTACGGCGGTAACTATGATGGTTGATAGCATCTCGGTGCAACCGCAGGTAATCACTCCAACTAAAATAAAGTATGATCCACCTGCATCTTTGAAACAAGGTTGGCACACGGTAATTGTAACCGCCAAAGATTACTTTGATCAGAGTTCCGAGTTTTCCTGGCAGTTTGCGGTCGATGTGGAGAAACCGACCATTCCGAAACTAATTTCGCCAACGGATAGCGCTATTTTAGCGACCCAATCCGTAACTTTCCATTGGCAAACATCAATCGATACGCTTTCGGGTGTAAAATATTATATGCTGCAATATTCCATCGATCCGAACTTCAAAAATCAGGTGGACACGGTCATAACGGTTCAGACTAACTATTCTGCCACATTAAACGATACAACGTATTACTGGAAAGTAACAGTTTTTGATTCGGCAGGCAATTCACGCAATAGCAATGTTTGGCGCGTAATTATAGACGCCCACGCTCCGGACGTTCCTGTTTTACACCAACCGGTTAAAGGTGTGTGGTTAGCTTCAAACAATGTCCTCTTTAGTTGGGATGCCGTATCCAAACAGACAGAAGTCGATGGTAATGATTTTTCAGACCAAAACGAAAAAATATTATCTACTGCTGTACAATATATTATTAAAGTAAATAAAGACACTTCTATTATAATCCAGGATACGGTTTCGGTTAATGAATATCAAACCAGATTAATAGAAGGAAAATATTACTGGCAGGTATTGGCTTTTGATGAAGCGCAAAATGAATCGGGTTGGACGGAAGTTGATTCTTTTGGCGTGGATCTTACACCGCCGGTTATCGATTCAGTTACCGTACTTCAGGATACCGCCAACTATTTTGGGCCTTTTGAAATAAGCGCGATTGTTTCTGATTCCATCGGGGAAATCGACACCACACTGCTCATTTATCGATTCGATTCTGAACCATTCGACACAACGGGCATGCACTTTGAAAGCAGTGTATTTAAAGGAACAATTCCCAGCAGCGACTCAACAGAACACCAAATCAGCTATTTCGTAATCACTCGAGACAAAGTTGGGCAAAGCGCAGTAAGTGATACCATTATTTTTAACACGTTAATTACAGGAATTAATGATATTGTCACTAATATTCCTGAACAATTTGTGATAAAGAATTTATGGCCCAATCCTACCAACGGCGCTTTGCGTTTACGTTTTGGCTTACCAAAGGCTTCTCATGCAATAGTGGAAATTTATAACGTGCTGGGCCAACGTATCTGGAGCAAAGAGCAAAACTATCAAGCTGGGTGGCATGAACTTCAGATTCCTGCAGATTTCCCAAGCGGCCAATATTTTATTCGTTTAAAAACAAAGATGGGTGAAAGAACAGTTAAAGGGATTATCATCAAATAA